A single genomic interval of Arachis duranensis cultivar V14167 chromosome 7, aradu.V14167.gnm2.J7QH, whole genome shotgun sequence harbors:
- the LOC107459847 gene encoding protein IQ-DOMAIN 10, with amino-acid sequence MGARKGCWILFKQKKKPKEDKSQEEKVNPTEERINEESMNGKQSSNEESSSMIPNEGGLIMDRTVPSRLIDNIAATRIQNAFRSFMARRTLNHLKGAEKFEALIQDHLAREQTATALSYIHSWSRIQDEIKARRICMITEARVKQRRLESQLKLEAKIHQLEVEWCGGSETMEEIISRLYQREEAAIKRERAMAYAFSHQWRPNCSQYFGQASYSLGKESWGWSWTERWVAARPWEIRVRVHTSKVKKLNSLHQKSKLDKMDDNKSKGKENDTSELSNNCIPE; translated from the exons ATGGGTGCAAGGAAAGGTTGTTGGATACTAttcaaacagaaaaagaaacCCAAAGAAGATAAATCCCAAGAAGAAAAG GTAAACCCTACCGAAGAAAGGATAAACGAAGAATCCATGAATGGAAAGCAAAGCAGTAATGAAGAGTCAAGTAGCATGATCCCTAATGAAGGTGGTTTGATAATGGACAGAACAGTTCCTTCAAGGTTGATTGATAATATTGCTGCTACAAGGATCCAAAATGCATTTCGCTCTTTTATG GCAAGAAGAACATTAAACCATCTAAAGGGGGCAGAGAAATTTGAAGCTTTGATTCAAGATCACCTGGCCAGAGAGCAAACAGCAACTGCATTAAGCTATATACATTCATGGAGCAGAATACAAGACGAGATTAAAGCTCGCAGAATCTGTATGATAACAGAAGCTCGTGTTAAGCAAAGGAGATTGGAAAGCCAGCTAAAACTCGAAGCTAAGATTCATCAGCTAGAG GTGGAATGGTGCGGCGGTTCAGAAACAATGGAAGAGATAATTTCAAGGTTATATCAGAGAGAAGAAGCCGCAATTAAACGAGAGCGAGCCATGGCATATGCCTTCTCTCATCAG TGGAGGCCAAACTGTAGCCAATATTTCGGTCAGGCTTCGTATAGTCTCGGTAAGGAAAGCTGGGGTTGGAGCTGGACGGAGCGTTGGGTTGCGGCGCGTCCTTGGGAAATCCGGGTACGAGTTCATACCTCCAAGGTAAAGAAACTCAATAGCCTGCACCAAAAGTCCAAGTTAGATAAGATGGACGACAACAAGagcaaaggaaaagaaaacgaCACTTCGGAGTTGTCAAATAACTGTATACCTGAATAG